A DNA window from Hevea brasiliensis isolate MT/VB/25A 57/8 chromosome 2, ASM3005281v1, whole genome shotgun sequence contains the following coding sequences:
- the LOC110673804 gene encoding uncharacterized protein LOC110673804 isoform X2, with protein sequence MSRCFPYPPPRFLRIGERCESVSESIKLQRDKGKAISEHDKKKRKEKKGRKKNRKEEKGACYGEVTYKQLDKRLPPKGKEEEGERSDLTEEHDQPVCSQNLTSSDSTRSSNKRKRDNSAYNGTKRNLVLRIQLPMQKQRDPYASAIGEQLCSTSGRSDTLLQQKEDTQIPGKEQYSGISSETSTDLKGQENSAGHCVKTTSGMLSHGTKEVQTVESLFKFIEDWVPPGLEFEQTNFDNEEWLFETTRQETNPSKRIKFHLDEPFIESSTLWPSACYLPEAGVYALPYAVPF encoded by the exons ATGTCACGGTGCTTTCCTTACCCGCCTCCGAGGTTCTTGAGGATCGGAGAGCGGTGTGAGTCCGTGAGCGAATCAATTAAG CTCCAGAGGGACAAGGGGAAGGCCATATCAGAACATGAtaaaaagaaaaggaaggagAAGAAAGGGAGGAAAAAGAACAGGAAAGAGGAGAAGGGAGCCTGTTATGGTGAGGTTACATATAAGCAACTGGATAAAAGACTGCCTCCAAAGGGAAAAGAGGAGGAAGGTGAAAGGAGTGATTTGACAGAAGAGCATGACCAGCCTGTGTGTTCTCAGAACCTTACTTCATCAGACAGCACTCGGAGCAGCAACAAGAGAAAAAGAGATAATTCTGCATATAATGGCACCAAAA GGAATTTGGTACTACGAATTCAGCTACCCATGCAAAAACAGAGGGATCCTTATGCATCTGCCATTGGAGAGCAGTTGTGTTCTACTTCTGGGAGGTCAGACACTCTTTTGCAGCAGAAGGAAGATACCCAAATACCTGGTAAAGAACAGTATAGTGGCATCAGCTCGGAGACGAGCACAGATTTGAAAGGGCAAGAGAACTCTGCTGGCCACTGTGTGAAAACAACTTCTGGGATGTTGTCACACGGTACGAAGGAGGTGCAGACGGTGGAATCACTATTCAAGTTCATTGAGGATTGGGTTCCCCCAGGACTTGAGTTTGAGCAAACCAATTTTGACAATGAAGAATGGCTTTTTGAGACAACAAGGCAAGAAACTAATCCATCCAAAAGAATCAAATTTCACCTAGATGAACCATTCATTGAAAGCTCTACCCTCTGGCCAAGTGCTTGCTACTTGCCCGAAGCTGGTGTCTATGCGTTACCCTATGCAgttccattttaa
- the LOC110673804 gene encoding uncharacterized protein LOC110673804 isoform X3, whose protein sequence is MSRCFPYPPPRFLRIGERCESVSESIKRDKGKAISEHDKKKRKEKKGRKKNRKEEKGACYGEVTYKQLDKRLPPKGKEEEGERSDLTEEHDQPVCSQNLTSSDSTRSSNKRKRDNSAYNGTKSRNLVLRIQLPMQKQRDPYASAIGEQLCSTSGRSDTLLQQKEDTQIPGKEQYSGISSETSTDLKGQENSAGHCVKTTSGMLSHGTKEVQTVESLFKFIEDWVPPGLEFEQTNFDNEEWLFETTRQETNPSKRIKFHLDEPFIESSTLWPSACYLPEAGVYALPYAVPF, encoded by the exons ATGTCACGGTGCTTTCCTTACCCGCCTCCGAGGTTCTTGAGGATCGGAGAGCGGTGTGAGTCCGTGAGCGAATCAATTAAG AGGGACAAGGGGAAGGCCATATCAGAACATGAtaaaaagaaaaggaaggagAAGAAAGGGAGGAAAAAGAACAGGAAAGAGGAGAAGGGAGCCTGTTATGGTGAGGTTACATATAAGCAACTGGATAAAAGACTGCCTCCAAAGGGAAAAGAGGAGGAAGGTGAAAGGAGTGATTTGACAGAAGAGCATGACCAGCCTGTGTGTTCTCAGAACCTTACTTCATCAGACAGCACTCGGAGCAGCAACAAGAGAAAAAGAGATAATTCTGCATATAATGGCACCAAAAGTA GGAATTTGGTACTACGAATTCAGCTACCCATGCAAAAACAGAGGGATCCTTATGCATCTGCCATTGGAGAGCAGTTGTGTTCTACTTCTGGGAGGTCAGACACTCTTTTGCAGCAGAAGGAAGATACCCAAATACCTGGTAAAGAACAGTATAGTGGCATCAGCTCGGAGACGAGCACAGATTTGAAAGGGCAAGAGAACTCTGCTGGCCACTGTGTGAAAACAACTTCTGGGATGTTGTCACACGGTACGAAGGAGGTGCAGACGGTGGAATCACTATTCAAGTTCATTGAGGATTGGGTTCCCCCAGGACTTGAGTTTGAGCAAACCAATTTTGACAATGAAGAATGGCTTTTTGAGACAACAAGGCAAGAAACTAATCCATCCAAAAGAATCAAATTTCACCTAGATGAACCATTCATTGAAAGCTCTACCCTCTGGCCAAGTGCTTGCTACTTGCCCGAAGCTGGTGTCTATGCGTTACCCTATGCAgttccattttaa
- the LOC110673804 gene encoding uncharacterized protein LOC110673804 isoform X1, whose product MSRCFPYPPPRFLRIGERCESVSESIKLQRDKGKAISEHDKKKRKEKKGRKKNRKEEKGACYGEVTYKQLDKRLPPKGKEEEGERSDLTEEHDQPVCSQNLTSSDSTRSSNKRKRDNSAYNGTKSRNLVLRIQLPMQKQRDPYASAIGEQLCSTSGRSDTLLQQKEDTQIPGKEQYSGISSETSTDLKGQENSAGHCVKTTSGMLSHGTKEVQTVESLFKFIEDWVPPGLEFEQTNFDNEEWLFETTRQETNPSKRIKFHLDEPFIESSTLWPSACYLPEAGVYALPYAVPF is encoded by the exons ATGTCACGGTGCTTTCCTTACCCGCCTCCGAGGTTCTTGAGGATCGGAGAGCGGTGTGAGTCCGTGAGCGAATCAATTAAG CTCCAGAGGGACAAGGGGAAGGCCATATCAGAACATGAtaaaaagaaaaggaaggagAAGAAAGGGAGGAAAAAGAACAGGAAAGAGGAGAAGGGAGCCTGTTATGGTGAGGTTACATATAAGCAACTGGATAAAAGACTGCCTCCAAAGGGAAAAGAGGAGGAAGGTGAAAGGAGTGATTTGACAGAAGAGCATGACCAGCCTGTGTGTTCTCAGAACCTTACTTCATCAGACAGCACTCGGAGCAGCAACAAGAGAAAAAGAGATAATTCTGCATATAATGGCACCAAAAGTA GGAATTTGGTACTACGAATTCAGCTACCCATGCAAAAACAGAGGGATCCTTATGCATCTGCCATTGGAGAGCAGTTGTGTTCTACTTCTGGGAGGTCAGACACTCTTTTGCAGCAGAAGGAAGATACCCAAATACCTGGTAAAGAACAGTATAGTGGCATCAGCTCGGAGACGAGCACAGATTTGAAAGGGCAAGAGAACTCTGCTGGCCACTGTGTGAAAACAACTTCTGGGATGTTGTCACACGGTACGAAGGAGGTGCAGACGGTGGAATCACTATTCAAGTTCATTGAGGATTGGGTTCCCCCAGGACTTGAGTTTGAGCAAACCAATTTTGACAATGAAGAATGGCTTTTTGAGACAACAAGGCAAGAAACTAATCCATCCAAAAGAATCAAATTTCACCTAGATGAACCATTCATTGAAAGCTCTACCCTCTGGCCAAGTGCTTGCTACTTGCCCGAAGCTGGTGTCTATGCGTTACCCTATGCAgttccattttaa